The genomic interval CACCATACTTGCAATCTGTATTGACTGAGAAACCAATAAATAGGATGGCGAGCCCCGCAGCTCAATCCAAGGCTCAAGCCCTCAACGCCCGAATGGAGACGGAAGCACGGGTACTTCTGGATGAAATCGACAAGCAACACGTCCGCAAGGTCGCCCGATCGGCGTATGCCTGTGCCGTTTCTTGCTACGACAAGGCCGGAGCATCGGGAAGTCCCGATGCCCTCGAAGTCTGTGTGCAGAATTGTCAAATCCCCCATCAGCAAGCACATGCCTACGTCCAAAATGTAAGGATTTATTTTTTGTTCGCTCCCATCCATAGTTTGTTCCCAACTGCCACTAAGCCCAATCGACGACGTCTTGCTACTCTCGTAATTCATTCTTTCGTCACTTTTCGATACTCACAGGAAGTGGCGCAGTTTCAAAATCGTTTGAACCGATCGATGCAAGAATGCCAAGACAAGGCTCGTGACATGATGCAGCCTGGATACGAAAACGACGCCAAGAAAATGGCTAAAGTAGAAGACGCGCTTATATCATGCATGGCCAAAACGGTGGACGAGCATATTCGGATGTTGAAACCCATGAAAGATCGTATACTGACGCAATTAAAGAAATAATGACTGGACGTTACAACCAGGACGATAGGCTCAACAGTTCTTCATACAACAgcttctgacagtgagagtaGCGATATACAAGTCCAACACGAAAAGTCGAATCCATTTACCGTTGAGCCTCGCTTCCTTGCTCCTATTTTAGGGAGATGCTGCACCGTTCGGTGTCTAGCTCCGTCGTTCAGATTAGGCTTGGCGAAATAACGCGAGAGTTAATGAAAGCAATTCTGAAGTTGCCAACCAACACAGTGCGCAAACTAATGACGTTTAGGTTCGAAATTGTCTGGAATCCACCGGAATTGCTCTAGATCTAAGTGCAATCTCTAGTCCAAAAATGGATTGCACACGGCACGACAGGATTCACAGGTCTCACAAGACGTGAGCTAACATCTATCAAAGTAACAGCGAAACAAGCatctttcaaaaacaaatcgTGGATCAACAATCGATGCCTACAATGAAGTTTCTGAGAATCTCCGAGCGACATCTATCAACAACGAAGGAATTTAATACAAGGCGTCGGTCTTGCACCCCAAGATAAGAGAGCTAGCTGAAGTTCTGTTTTCCAAAGACATGCGAGATGTAGAATTTTGCTATTTTCATTTTTGTCGATCTTTATTGTTCTTCACTGGCTGGGATGTATCTTTCCAACTGCGTGTAAAGATTGAAAGCCATCCAGAGCCTTTTCAGACGTAAAGCATGGGGTCCGTCGTGGTTGCCCGGAATTGCTCTGTCAATGCCGCCAAGAATTAAAAATATGCAAGTAACATTGGCACCGTACCCAGACGTGTACTTGACGCTCTTCTCTAGCATTCTCTCTAGATGAATACCGGATCGAATCTTCCCAAATGTGGCATGATACGTTAGCCGCTTGTTTTAATGGGAGCTATCACGGCAATGCTTGTTTCATGCCATAGCAAGCTGCTATTTCCCAGCTTGTTATATGTGGAAAAGCTACCTGCCTCGCTATCTTGGTCAAGGGTCCAGACATTGAGCAGCTGTATAGACGACCTTTCAAGGAAGCACAGATACGACTAGGGCGAAAATGCACCAATGTATTTGTTTGATCGAGGCGAGACCTACCGAACAGCAATTATTCGCGCAATATGCGAAATCAGGCTGTCCAAAGCTTACCGATGTTGACGATACGACTCATTCGACTGATAGGattggctgactgtgaaataacctttcaaagccaaagtaTCATTTGAATTTTAAAcgttctaactgtaaattgctTTACGTTACACAGCCTCTTTCGAAACAAACACGTCAGGAAACGCCAGTGAGCCAGCCAGCAAGCAAAACAGAAGGTAGTAAGTAACCTGTCCTAGTAGATTGACTCTAGGAAATGAACGTCGAGAGCAAGAGAAAAGTAGAAAATGATCATTTCCGTGTGGTGATCGGAGTAGTTAAGCATCTTTACAGTACTACGGAGAATCCTTGGGAGTCAACATGATGCGCAATACCCTCACAAGATGTTTGGCTTCGGCTACTCTATTTACGGGAGCCTCTGCTTTCTTCCCAGGAAAAGTTCCCGGCTTTCGAATGCCCTTTGCACTCACAATGAGCAGCATGACCGAAAAGGTTCTCCAAAATCCCAAGTGGCCGCCGGAATGGCCGTATTCCGCCGAGGATTTCGCTCGTCAAGACGAAAGCGACGATGAACTTTTCTACGAAAGTCCAAGGCTAGTCTATCATATTGACGATGCCGCCGTCGGAGCCCTAACGCAGTACTACGCCGAGGAGTTTAAAGACGGCGATGATGTCCTCGATATTTGCTCCTCCTGGGTCTGTCATTACCCGAATCAATGGAAAGGAGGAAAGGTCGTGGGTCTGGGAATGAACGAGTATGAGCTCAGCCAGAATCCGGTGTTAGATTCGTACGTTGTCAAAGATTTAAACAAGGAGCCAACGATTCCCTTCGATGATAACAGTTTCGACAAGGTAACTTGCGTGGTCTCCGTCGACTATTTGAACAAGCCGTTGGAAGTCTTCCAGGAAATTGGTCGTGTGCTACGACCAGGTGGCGAATGCATTCTTAGCATGAGTAACAGGTGTTTTCCCACCAAGGCCTTTCGTATCTGGCTCCAAACGAGTGACTTGGAACACGTTTTCATTGCTGGGAGTTTCTTCCACTACGCTGAGAAGTTCGACCCTCCGTCGGGGAAAGATATTTCTCCAAACCCAGGCCGTTCCGATCCATTGTTTATAGTTAAAGCAGCTAAAAAGAAATAAAAAACCATTGCTATCTACAACCTGTCAGCTTTTATTGAAGGATGTGCCTGATGATTTGCGAGGGAAAGTTGTCTACTATCCGTAAAGACTCGTGCAAACCAGTTCACAAATATCCTAAGACTGATTCGTGTGACTAATGTAAGCAGCAATATCTAGTATTGACCAGCTGGGAATCCAGAAGCAGTGGCCATGTGCTCTATCCTCTCTCCCGTGGCAGTGAAACTCAATTTGAGTTTGAGCATCAAGTTCTTTGTGCCTAGCATCGAATTTGTTACCGTAATCTTTTGGGTAACTTCCTCACTTGAACCACCGGAGACGGGAATCGTAGTGGAGGTCGGTGGCTCCATTTCCATTGTCACGTATTTCGGAACAGCGCACTGTAAATTCATTCCATATATTGTATCACCTGACGTATTCTTGAAGTGGGCAGTTAACACCGACTTTTGCTGATTAAATGTATCTGGTTTCGTGCACTCAAATTCAATCGACAAGCCTGCGTGGCTAGGTCCAGAAACTTTCACACCACTAGGTCCCGCAAGAGCTGGCGCTGATCCAAACAAGTCGTCCATCGGTTGGGACATATGGGGTGGGGCAGGGATACTTTGGCCTTGAGCGGAAGAACCAAAAAGGTCCATCACATTGTTGGTCGAGGCAGGAATATTCGTCGAAGCCGGAGGCGCACCAAACAAATCCATCGGGTCGACGGGAGCCGGGGCAGGTTGTGAAACGGGAGCTGCAAACAAGTCAAAGGTACCATTGCTCACTGGTGCCGCGGCCGAACCAGTGGCTGCCTGCACAGCGAAGATGTCAGACAACAGATCCAAATC from Phaeodactylum tricornutum CCAP 1055/1 chromosome 11, complete sequence carries:
- a CDS encoding predicted protein, translated to MASPAAQSKAQALNARMETEARVLLDEIDKQHVRKVARSAYACAVSCYDKAGASGSPDALEVCVQNCQIPHQQAHAYVQNVRIYFLFAPIHSLFPTATKPNRRRLATLVIHSFVTFRYSQEVAQFQNRLNRSMQECQDKARDMMQPGYENDAKKMAKVEDALISCMAKTVDEHIRMLKPMKDRILTQLKK
- a CDS encoding predicted protein — its product is MPFALTMSSMTEKVLQNPKWPPEWPYSAEDFARQDESDDELFYESPRLVYHIDDAAVGALTQYYAEEFKDGDDVLDICSSWVCHYPNQWKGGKVVGLGMNEYELSQNPVLDSYVVKDLNKEPTIPFDDNSFDKVTCVVSVDYLNKPLEVFQEIGRVLRPGGECILSMSNRCFPTKAFRIWLQTSDLEHVFIAGSFFHYAEKFDPPSGKDISPNPGRSDPLFIVKAAKKK